AATATTTGTCTTCGAAATGTCCCGATCTTGTCTTTAAAGGTGGAACATGTCTTTCAAAAGTCTATGCAGACTTTTACCGCCTGAGTGAGGACCTCGATTTCTCGATCACGCCCACCGGTAGAGAAAACCGCACATCCCGAAGCAACCAAATGAAACCCCTCGAGCAAATCTTCTCCGATCTGCCAAAAGACCAAGACCTTGACTGTTTTCAGATAGGACAAGGTTTAAAGGGGGCGAACGAGTCAAAACATTATGGCGTTATCATAAACTACCGGTCTTTATTGAGTGAAGATTTGGGGACGATCAAGATAGACATCGATTTAAGGGGTGCCCTTTATAAACCGGGCATTCAGGGCGCTGTCAACACTATGCTTATCAACCCGGATACGGGGAGACCGGCGCTGTCGCCAATTCAAGCACAGTGTATTTCCTTTGCGGAATGCATAGCGGAGAAGATCCTGGCGGCTTTGAGCCGTAAATATATCGCGGTCAGGGATTTTTACGATATCGATCACGCCGTCTATTCTTTGGGGCTCGACCCATTGGACGGCGAGTTTTTTCAGATGCTCAAAGACAAAAAGTCTATGCCGGATGAAAGAAAAATCGATCTTGGTGTGGAGAGATTAGCCGAACTGCGCGACCAACTCGACACAGACCTGCGCCCCGTTCTTCGTTCGGACGACTTCAAGCGCTTTGACCTCGACCGGCCTTCCCCGCTTTCCTGGCGGATACCGGACCGGCGAGGACGACAGGAGGGTCATTGTCAGGGACTATATGGCGGAACAGGTGAAAACGCAGAGGAGGCTCCCCTTCGCCATAGAGGTTAGCGACGAGGTCGCCGGGATGATCGCGGCCGAAACGGACTCCCTGAGGGTGGCGAAGGAGATGCTCACCATCCTCGTGGCAAGGCGGCTCGAGAAGGGGCCCGTCGGGAAGGGTCAGGTGATGCGCCTCGACAGGTGGGACCCGACGGTTGCAGACCGGTTCGCGAGGAAGGGCAACGCGAAAAGGACCATCGGGTTCATGCCGCCTGCCAGGGGGCTCGGCTCCGCGGGCATGGGTTAAGGCAGGGCGCGTCCGGTCCGGATTCCCGGTAAGGTACGGGAAGGAATTTCAGGTGATTGAAGAAAGTTGTTGACTGCAACAATCACTAATATCATACAATATAATACACACTGCAAGGGATTCTCTGTTTTGCCGTTCCATCGCGATATATGTTTCGGCTATATCGTTATTCATATAGAGACGAGGTGAATGATGAATGGAACCCCAAGCAAAGGAATCTTTTGCGCACTGACTACCTTGTTTGTCATTGTGTCCGTCTCTCCTGAAGTATCTTCGGCCCGGCCGCAGGGCGGGGTAAAAAGACTCGTCGAACAACATGCCCGGCCGGACAAAGAAGCCCGTTACCCTGAAGCCGCTGCAATTGCAGGGAAAGTGTTGGCCATTCAAGAGAGGTCTCCCGGACCCGAACATACCGATACTGCAGGCGCATACGGCAAGCTTTCCTTGATTTATCAGACCACGGGCAATTACGTGAAGGCCGGGTTGCTGTGTGCTTCCACGATACCGGTCCCCCAAAAACCTCTCACAATACAAAATAGAGCGTCTTGTGGCGAAACGGTGGGCATCGTCCTCCCCCTGTTCCAGGTCCGGGAACTGAAGACGCTGATTGCTCAGGGGACGTATCCGGATATCTGGCGTTATTATTTTACAGTGACAAACAGTTGACACTTTCATATGATAAGAAATTATCAAAATAGGATGAGAAATTATCAAATAATGTTGGACATT
The sequence above is a segment of the Syntrophorhabdaceae bacterium genome. Coding sequences within it:
- a CDS encoding nucleotidyl transferase AbiEii/AbiGii toxin family protein, with the translated sequence MVSDIHKNDNSFGKALDATSATTRFSGILVEKDYYCTLLLEYLSSKCPDLVFKGGTCLSKVYADFYRLSEDLDFSITPTGRENRTSRSNQMKPLEQIFSDLPKDQDLDCFQIGQGLKGANESKHYGVIINYRSLLSEDLGTIKIDIDLRGALYKPGIQGAVNTMLINPDTGRPALSPIQAQCISFAECIAEKILAALSRKYIAVRDFYDIDHAVYSLGLDPLDGEFFQMLKDKKSMPDERKIDLGVERLAELRDQLDTDLRPVLRSDDFKRFDLDRPSPLSWRIPDRRGRQEGHCQGLYGGTGENAEEAPLRHRG
- a CDS encoding tetratricopeptide repeat protein; the protein is MMNGTPSKGIFCALTTLFVIVSVSPEVSSARPQGGVKRLVEQHARPDKEARYPEAAAIAGKVLAIQERSPGPEHTDTAGAYGKLSLIYQTTGNYVKAGLLCASTIPVPQKPLTIQNRASCGETVGIVLPLFQVRELKTLIAQGTYPDIWRYYFTVTNS